GTGCGCCAAGGCCGCCACTCGCCAGAACCTGCGCGACCGCGGAGTGCTGGCCCCGCGTGCACCTCCCGGGCCTTCCCCGCCGCAGGGCCCAGCCGTGGGGCTCCCGCCAGGCTGGGGTTCCGCTCCTTCGCCGTCCCCCAGGGTGCCTAAGGTGGGACCCCGGAAGgcttcgagcggaggggcagaagCCAGGCAGCAGGACCCCAACCAAGAGGAGCTGGGACACCGAAGCCGACAATATTAAGGCCCTGGAATGGGAAAGCTGGTGTTTATCTTCAGCAAATCCTCAGACAATTTTAATACTTATCAATTTTAGCGTTATACAGGAGGAACCAAAATCAAAGTAAACAAGTTTAAGGGATCTGGAAGGAGCACAAAATATGATAAATGGTTTGCTCTGGAAATATTTAAGTCATCAGTAATTAAACTTTATCTACAAGGAATATACAACAtctatataataaattttattctaataCAGTTTTATTCTAATCTAGGCACCTCTTTTTTCTGTTGCCTTTCATTTGTTTAAGTTGTGTGAAAGGGTACAATTAGATAAGCTAAAATTTTATTACCTGAGGCCCCCATGGGGCCCCTTGACACAAAAGGACCAATGaaccaaatgaacaaacaaggtCAATCTGATGCTCTGTCACTAATCCACAGGAAACAGCTTTTGCTTTACTCTGTCTCAGGACCCATCCAAGAAAAACATGTCACACAGCAAAATTTCCTTTTGCTCTGTCAGACCCTAGAATGCTATTTCCCCACCATGGAATCCCTGTTTTCTCAATCCAAGTGAAAAGTTTATTAGATTGTATTTAATGTTCtgctaattttctcatttttaaaagagatatcaAAAAGACCGATTAGTAAATTGGTCAAAATTCTTTGAGCTCAGAATAccaaaaattactaaaatcaagaTTTGTTTGTATCATTCAATGGGTTTCATCACTCCCACCCTCAATTAGGTGCTTGTTTCTCTGTCCTGGAAACAAGGAAGAAGCATGGGGCCTCTTCTAGGACGTGAAGGCAATTGAGCTATGatggaataaacaaaatgtggcctatCCACACCACGGGATATGATCTGgtcatgaaaatgaatgaagtactgatccacgctacaacacagatgaactcTGAAGCCCTGAAAATATTAcgttaagtaaaagaagccagtcataaaagaccaagtatgattccatttatacaaaatgtccagaacGGGCAAATCTATAGCCAGATTACTGGTTGCCAATGGCTGGGGTGTTTGGGAAATGTGGAATGACTGCCAATGAGTTTCTTTTTGGAAAGAtggaagtgatgaaaatgtttacaATTAGATTATGGTGACGGGTGCACAGCTGTGAATCCAGTAAAAACCACTGagctgtatactttaaaaggtgTATTTATGgtataattatctcaaaaaagCTGGGTATGAAATGGGCAACTAAACTAACGTTAGCTGATCATTATTGGTGTTAGCTGATGTGATAAGCAACTTATACACACTTTTTTACTTTCTCCTCATAACCACTATGAGTTGGTGATTAATCTCAGTTTCTAGATGAAAAACGAAAGTCAAACCCAAAGAAACTAGGTAAATGTGCACTAATAGAAAGCTAAGGGGCCAAATGGGGATTCAAATCAAGGTCTTTCAAGCCCATGCTCTTTTCATGACTGACAGCAATACTGAAATGTGCACGTGGTacaaaatctggaagaaaattacataacctaaaattttataaacacaGTGTACTTTTGAGGATTGAACCCTTATATTCCCAAATTGAAGACGACAggtttcttcaaaataaaacaataaagactaatttaaaacaatcactttattaaaaatagcaaatttcACAGATATTCATTTACCATTTTGTTGGCACTGGCCACTGGAAAACACACCAGTGTGTGAACTGATTGTCTAACGTAAACTGAAGCAGGGCTGCCACAAAAAGCCTGTGCATCACCAACTTCTCAACATGGGAGTAAGTGTGGTGAGCTCAGGAAGGATAAACCTTCAGCCCTATTAATAACATTCTGCACAACGCATTTCAAGTATAACCCCCGTAAGGCAACAGTAGAAAGCACAGCAGCACCACCTCCGCGTCACATTTCCTGACTGAGCCTTCAACAAGGCCTAGGCTCCAGTTACGGCGAACAAGGGCAAGTCAAGTTCACtaaaagcaggagtgaaaacaaTCATTGCACTGGCACTTTAATTACTTTATTCCTTATTGTGGAAGATGATTCTGCTACTGGATTCAGCTGGAAAAGTAAAGAACGCTGCTTGTCTTCAAGCCACAAGAAAGCGACTGCATGTCATGTTAGCTGGTAGAAGTATTTGGAACATCTTGTGCATCTGCCAAATGTAGTTTTTGTCTGAGTTCACCGGTTAAGAAGATTTTCATTCTGTAATGAGTACTTCTTTTAAATTATAGGAAATTACACTCAGAAGCTAAGAGAGAGAGGtattaaaataaaggaagtaTGTTTAAAGGGAAGGTTTCGCTGAGAACCCTGGATGTgataagacaatttttttttaaagattttatttatttattcaacagagacagccagcgagagagggaacacaagcaggaggagtgggagaggaagaagcaggctcatagcagaggagcctgatgtggggctcgatcccagaactctgggatcacgccctgagccaaaggcagacgcttaaccgctgtgccacccaggcgccccaagacaatttttaaatatagtgaaGTAATTATACTATAACCAGAAtctgaagacttaaaaaaaaatagtcactaAATTAAGATTATGTTCCAGGTTCTAGTAGAGCACAGAGTTATTTTAACGTGGCAAAAATCATTTTCATGGTAAGGAACTGATGGGAGGCAAATATGAAAACttaccagattaaaaaaaaaaatcatttgagagGACAACCCCACTTTATCATCCTTGGGAAAACAATTTCTTTGTAAAAGTCAAAAGTAAAATCATCATAGGTCTAAAACTTTTCCTAGAATCctctgaattattcttttttttttttttaagattttatttatttatttgccagagagagagagagagagcacaagcagtgggcagaggcagagggagaagcaggctccctgttgagcaaggagcccaatgcggggcttgatcccaggaccctgggataatgacctgagccaaaggcagacgctcaaccaactgagccaaacCAGACGTCCCTCTCTGAATTACTCTTTAAGAAGATTGGAAACAGGATGGAATTCCTGCAGGTattattccctttccttcttatcatcattgcctttcattttcctctttcatctttCTGTATGATCCACCTGCTACCCATTTTTTCAAGACCCAATTCAAACAATGCTCTGGATACACAGAACAACTAAATGCTAGTGATACACATATAGCAGAGGGTGCTAAAATATACAGACATGAGTATTGCCATCAGACAGTCTCGTCCAGTTAGAAAGCTGAGATTTAACATAATGAAAATCAACAGATAATGAAATAGGCAGAATGCTAGTTCAAGGtacaaataaaatgctttatgGAAGTGGTCAGCTTTGGTGTTATTTGATAAGGGAAAGGGGAGAGCAACTCCTAGAGCAATTCGAGGAAGTACAACCTGAACAAAGGCATTAAAGTGAGCGTGAACATCATGTTCTTAAACATCCGGAGACCCAGCTCTGTggcaatgaaaaataatgaaaaatagaagaggatACGTAGATTGTGATCACACTACTGAGAGCCTTTAGAAAGTCTGACATGGTAAAAAAAAACTTGGTCTGAAATAGGAATGGCAAGATGACAATAATGTTTTTAGGAAGAATAATTTAGGGGTATTGTCTAAAGTCTACAGCAGCACTgtccaaaagaaatataatgcaagccacagatacaattgttaaaatatatttaatttatactaatatataaaaaaactatcatttcaacatacaatcattataaaaatattgagatattttattttttcatactaAATCTTTGAAATCAGGTGTACAAATTATAGTTCTAGCACATTTCAATTCATATTAGCTGCATTTCACGTGCTCAGTAGCTACAcagctagtggctgccatattagACAGTGCAGCTCTAGGGGTGGAACGGAAGAAATCCGAAAGCTTATGGAATAAAGTGATGAGGGTAGGGAATGAAGGAAGACTAAAAGGCAGAGCTGATGATACCTGACAACGAACTGTAATTACAAAATGGCAAATCATTTCCTGCCCACATCCAGGCTCAATGGCAGATAGTGCCATGATTGAGTAGCCATGTCTGGTAGAGTCATAGAAGGAATTTAAGTAATCTTGGAGACTGAAATAACAGAGGCAACTGATGACAGAGAGGGAAATTAGGAGGGAAAGTCTGAATACAGAGAGAGCAAttattacaaatgaggaaactagggTTGCCAAACTTTGCTCAAAGTTACACACCTGCTTACCAAGATTTGAAACCAAGCAATCCAAAGCCATGCTCTTGTATTCTATCATGTTGCCTTATTCAACCATGGTGACTGAATCAAGCAAAGTGGTAAGATAAATACatctaaatgtttataaaaactcAGAGGATAGGAGATACTGATGTGTCATATGCATAGAAAGAATATAAAGCACAGAATATAAAGCTCAGAatgaatataagaaaaagaaaaaagaactaggaaCTACTACTAAGAGAAGCCTTGTAATTAACTCATATCTAATCCTCAAATTTAAGTCCTTCTTGGCAATGATACTTTACATTAATGTCTCCCACAATTTATGTGGCTTCTTAAAACTTtacttttttcatctgtaaaatgataagTATAATACCACCTACTTATAAGGGTTGGACCAAATAAGAAAATGCATGTAAAGCTATTTGTACTTAAATAAGATAAACAATTGTTATTACTAGATTTGTATATACCTCTCTATTTCTTCACTGTTGTTACTGCATAATTTAGCAATTAATAACCGTATATGTTACTAACAATAatagtaatttatatatatattctacagTTTGGAAAATTTCATATACACATCATTACACGTAGCAACTACCCCATATTACAGAAAACACTCTGAGATGTTAAACAATTTACCCAATGTTAATTATCAAAGccaaatttcaaaaatcaaatctCTTGACTCTACAGCCAGTATCCTTTTTAGTATCTCATTATTTAGTCCAAAGGGACTAAACTCTCAAATTATTTTATAGGTAGGATCATTTCCTATTGTTCTTACGTACCTAACGTTGTACCTAGGACTATGTCCCAAAACACGTTTTGAAAAGTTCCTGAAATAATTGCTCCAAACTGAAATGTCAAAACCTGAATATTTTACATGTGCCTTGGTGATTTCCTTTAAGCTAATCCCATAATACACTTTTTATATGCATCTAAAGTGTTCTATGCGATGATAGTAAATTAAGTATGGCATTTTATGTCTGCATATCCAACTGCTATTTAGCTTAAAAATCCaagattcaaaataatttctatggCAATAGCCTAATCCTTAATTCTcctgatgaattttttaaaaatttgttttaaaaatccaaaaacaatacaaaagaaagcagaacataccagaaacaaacaaaatggcagcatacaaaaacaactaaaaattccATTTGGAAACCAAAGGGGAAGAGAAATGGCCCCAGTAAATAACAGTAGGTGTCCTTGTTCACTTGATTGAGCTATTCACCAGAGTTATAATTTGTAAACTTTTCACTGCTGATATTAGGCAAAAGGATACATGGAAGAATTCAGTTCTTCTAACtgtaacacaaagaaacaaatttaattttaatttttataagaaaagtaTCTTAAGTAGATAATTGTttacacactttaaaataaactatttttcatttaagctttctttaaatgaaaaagtaaaatactgaaaaaactTTCTAAAAGTTTCCAGGCTGGGAAATTCATTTATGCAAAATGATTGGAAAGTACCTTTAGCATTTATTAAACACAAATATTAGAAGAGAATGAAACCAGGTAATAAAAACCAGAATTTTATAAGGATTCTTAAAACCATGAATAATTATAATCATCTCTATTAGTGTTAAAAAATTGCCATTTTAATgatcaaaatctttaaaaccttTGTGGATTACAAAAAGATTTCACATATCATTCAGTTTTCAGGATGAGGCAGAATTAATCACacctattttacagaggaaaaaatcaaAGTTATAGAAATGTTAGCTAAATTGACAAAGTTACACAGATATAACCAAAATGCAAACCCCAGACTAAACAAAGGCTTTCTGGTTTCAAATTCAGTGTTCTCACCATACCACAGTCACTTTCCTAAATGTACTGAGAAACAAGCTTGTATGTATTTGTTAAGAGGCACTACTAAAAGGAAATACTTGTAAGGCTGAACACAGTAgatgtgaaataaaatacataggctTAAAACTTTCAAAGTACGGGCATATCACTTCTCGCACATTTACTTATACAAAGGAtaaagagaaacaacagaaattaaacCTTTTTGTCATTAGTGAGTATGGAAACTATTCTGAAACTAAAAtaccaatttttctttatttttattccaaaaaaaaggttttaaagagGCAAAGTTCATTAACACCTTTCAGTATAAGAATCATATGTAGTGTTATAGATGGGATTATGCCCTCCCAAAACTCATACATTTTGGTCCTAACTCCCAACACCTCAGAATGTGAGTGTATTTGGAGACAGGCTCTTACAAAGATGTAGTAAGTTAAAATGAGAGcatcagggtgggccctaatccagtatgactggtgtctttacaagaaaaggaaatttggacataggCACCCACTCATAAAAGGTGAATGCCATGTAAAGatgaagatggccatctacaagccaaggagagggtcctcagaagaaaccaaccctgctgacaccttgatctccaTCTTTGGGGCTCCAGAACCGTGAAAAATACACGTCAGGGGTAGCCAGTTTACGGcgctttgttatggcagcttcAGCAAGCGGATACACATAGCAATGTGCGAAATTACCTTCAACACCAAATACAGTTctgtatttagaaataaatacagaactgAGTGAATAACACAAAATGTATTAATCATGTCATGATCTTCTATATATTAAGATCCCATCATATATGTACAGAGGTGAATCTTTCACTTTTAGATTTGCCAGCATTCTCAGAATAtatgcttaggggcacctgggtggcgcagcggttaagcatctgccttcggctcagggcgtgatcctggcgttatgggatcgagccccacatcaggctcctctgctatgagcctgcttcttcctctcccactccccctgcttgtgttccctctctcgctggctgtctctatctctgtcaaataaataaaatctttaaaaaaaaaaaaagaatatatgcttAGATGTAAATACAacttctttgaaatatatttctttttttaaaaaaagagtagaataCAATATGTGTGAAACTTGAaaatattacactaagtgaaagaacccAGTCATAAGAAGTCATCACATATTGTGTGGCTGTCttcatatgaaatatccagaattggCAAATCCATACAGATAGAGAGTACATTAGTGGCTGCTAAGGgatgaggagaagggagaattgagaggtatagggtttcttttgggggtgatgaacgtgttctggaattagacagtggCAATGTCTGcaaaacactgtgaatgtacCGAAAACCACTAAATggtatactttaaaatgattaaaacgATCAACTTTCTTTCAGTAAAAAACTTttactgaaagaaagaataaagaagaagaatTATACTCACGTCAGACAGAAGCCTGTCCAGATTGGAGTCACTGGCGGTTTTTCTCTTATCCTCAGGAAGTTCCTCTAACTCCCCGTAGAGCTCCAAATTCAAGCGAGCTAATTTCTCCTGCATTCCCCGAACATGTTCCATCTGTTCAATGGAACATTCATTTCCTGGGGGAACATCCCAGAACattaataaagattagggcagtTCAAACTAACTGCCTTGAGGAAAAACTTTTAAACTCAAGGTGCTCACAAGAAATTAGCTTTCTTTCTGTGGTAAATTACGTTGTTAATGACTgtatattttctgtatataatcGCAAATCAAATCCTGTTTTCACAGGAAAACAATGATAATCTTAGAAATGACTGTGGGCACTaagaaaatcagagaggaaagatTTTCTGTAAAACACAAAATCATCGGGGCACCGGCTGTCTCCGTCAGTGCAgctgcgactcttggtctcagggttatgagtacaagccccacgctggggggTGGACattgcttgaaaataaaatcttttaaaaattaaagaaaaacaaagcaacaaaaccccaaaatcaTCCCTTAggtaaagaaaattctttttttcaatagTAATATCATTTCTAGAAGCAATAGCATCATCTAATCATGTTCAATTGGACAACTTGCATTTGAACTGAGTGACCTAACATTTTATAATAACGAGTGAATTTGAGAGTCCTATAAGAACTTCAACCATGATTCATTTTGCCACCAATTATGTATGCCTCCgctaagaaatacaaatgaaaatatttatgaagcatgaAGAATGTTATGAAGCATGAGAAACACAATGTAATATTTTCAGTTGTATACTCATTAGTGCAAGACAGCTTAATCGCTAAAGGACAGGTCTTTCGTTATTTATTGACTAGAGTTCTCTGAGGTAGCATTATCTGCTCACGGCAGCTAATATATATACAGTACATGACATATTACATACTTTAATACAGTTAAGTATAGCCTCtacaacctctttttttttttaaagaagattttatttttttaagtaatctctacacccaacctggggcttgaacccacaaccctgagactgagaattgcacgctccaccgactgagccagccaggtgctcctagcCTCTACAACTTCTTGatactaaaatttttttctaaaaaatcttGGTTTTTCTCAGAGGTATACTATAGCTCAGCTAAAGTTGAAGTACATATCTTGAATCAATAGGAATTTATGTAAATTCCACTGTAATTTTCTTCCAGTTAGCTTTGTATCA
The DNA window shown above is from Ursus arctos isolate Adak ecotype North America unplaced genomic scaffold, UrsArc2.0 scaffold_13, whole genome shotgun sequence and carries:
- the CCDC28A gene encoding coiled-coil domain-containing protein 28A isoform X3, which translates into the protein MEERKVKRRSPKSFSAHSTQVVNAKKNAIPVSKSTGFSNPASQSTSQRPKLKRVMKEKTRPQGGEGKGNECSIEQMEHVRGMQEKLARLNLELYGELEELPEDKRKTASDSNLDRLLSDLEELNSSISTHYRMKIFLTGELRQKLHLADAQDVPNTSTS